The following are from one region of the Silene latifolia isolate original U9 population chromosome 9, ASM4854445v1, whole genome shotgun sequence genome:
- the LOC141599566 gene encoding phospholipase A1 PLIP2, chloroplastic-like isoform X3, whose translation METKAKGDDQSSNVRTSTAYQIAANAASYLHTRTEAILPSKSLNDKVDQSVKNCSINSEMASLMATTDSTTTVIAAKEDVKQAVVDDLSSISSSPCEWFVCDMRRVQLDCSSLRDLKCWRLGRLTYSLSQHSLSYR comes from the exons ATGGAAACAAAAGCAAAAGGTGATGATCAAAGTAGTAATGTGAGAACATCAACTGCGTATCAGATCGCTGCCAATGCTGCTTCTTATTTGCATACTCGAACCGAAGCCATTCTTCCTTCTAAGTCCTTAAATGACAAAGTGGATCAAAGTGTAAAAAATTGCAGTATTAATTCTGAGATGGCTTCGCTGATGGCTACCACTGATTCGACGACGACTGTGATTGCTGCAAAAGAGGATGTGAAGCAGGCCGTTGTTGATGATCTGAGCTCAATTAGCTCATCACCTTGCGAGTGGTTTGTTTGTGATATGAGAAGAGTGCAACTAGATTGTTCGTCATTGAG GGATCTGAAATGTTGGCGTCTTGGCAGGCTAACCTACTCTTTGAGCCAACACAGTTTGAG TTATCGTTAA
- the LOC141599566 gene encoding phospholipase A1 PLIP2, chloroplastic-like isoform X2 — METKAKGDDQSSNVRTSTAYQIAANAASYLHTRTEAILPSKSLNDKVDQSVKNCSINSEMASLMATTDSTTTVIAAKEDVKQAVVDDLSSISSSPCEWFVCDMRRVQLDCSSLRDLKCWRLGRLTYSLSQHSLRLRTLR; from the exons ATGGAAACAAAAGCAAAAGGTGATGATCAAAGTAGTAATGTGAGAACATCAACTGCGTATCAGATCGCTGCCAATGCTGCTTCTTATTTGCATACTCGAACCGAAGCCATTCTTCCTTCTAAGTCCTTAAATGACAAAGTGGATCAAAGTGTAAAAAATTGCAGTATTAATTCTGAGATGGCTTCGCTGATGGCTACCACTGATTCGACGACGACTGTGATTGCTGCAAAAGAGGATGTGAAGCAGGCCGTTGTTGATGATCTGAGCTCAATTAGCTCATCACCTTGCGAGTGGTTTGTTTGTGATATGAGAAGAGTGCAACTAGATTGTTCGTCATTGAG GGATCTGAAATGTTGGCGTCTTGGCAGGCTAACCTACTCTTTGAGCCAACACAGTTTGAG